A region from the Variovorax sp. RKNM96 genome encodes:
- a CDS encoding cupin domain-containing protein, producing the protein MSDLSEQQKINDAAASTLAQPEGTSLAEWMNTRIARYETRKYDWDALKFQADFDPKFRRAQMRYVGTGGTGVEKDANTVPSEHFTFSTMVIPAGHEGPPHLHTDVEEVFFLIRGKLKVVIEKDGERFETIMTDRDLISVPPGVYREEINIGDEDALMCVMLGAQKPIKPTYPADHPLAKIKR; encoded by the coding sequence ATGAGCGATTTGTCCGAACAACAGAAGATCAACGACGCTGCCGCCAGCACCCTGGCGCAGCCCGAGGGCACCAGCCTTGCCGAGTGGATGAACACCCGCATCGCGCGCTATGAAACCCGCAAGTACGACTGGGACGCGCTGAAGTTCCAGGCCGATTTCGACCCCAAGTTCCGCCGCGCGCAGATGCGCTACGTGGGCACCGGCGGCACCGGCGTCGAGAAGGACGCGAACACCGTGCCTTCCGAACACTTCACCTTCTCCACCATGGTGATCCCGGCCGGCCACGAAGGCCCGCCGCACCTGCACACCGATGTGGAAGAAGTGTTCTTCCTCATCCGCGGCAAGCTCAAGGTCGTGATCGAGAAGGATGGCGAGCGCTTCGAAACCATCATGACCGACCGCGACCTCATCTCGGTGCCGCCGGGCGTGTACCGCGAGGAAATCAACATCGGCGACGAAGACGCGCTGATGTGCGTGATGCTCGGCGCGCAGAAGCCGATCAAGCCGACATACCCGGCCGACCACCCGCTGGCCAAGATCAAGCGCTGA
- a CDS encoding alpha/beta hydrolase, which yields MSDAMATDALMLPASELALLDDRFPARNVPVGGGAVVSVRERGTGPAIVCLHGIGSGAASWLNVAMLLAPQARVITWDAPGYGASTPLAPAAPSAADYAERLHALLDALDIQSCVLVGHSLGALTAASAARSGSTLASRIRRLVLISPAAGYGAPLRAEARAKVRTERLATLDELGIAGMAAKRSGRLVSDTASELARQWVRWNMARLNDGGYRQAVELLCNGDLLADLPPAMPARVACGTLDVVTTPEACAEVARGCKVTLEPIEGAGHASYVERPEAVAALLREALAA from the coding sequence ATGAGCGACGCGATGGCCACCGACGCACTCATGCTGCCCGCCTCCGAACTGGCGCTGCTGGACGACCGTTTCCCCGCGCGCAACGTGCCGGTCGGCGGCGGTGCGGTGGTGTCGGTGCGCGAACGCGGCACGGGTCCGGCCATCGTCTGCCTGCATGGCATCGGCTCCGGCGCGGCTTCGTGGCTCAACGTCGCGATGCTGCTCGCGCCACAGGCCCGCGTGATCACGTGGGATGCGCCGGGCTACGGCGCGTCGACGCCGCTCGCGCCCGCGGCGCCATCCGCTGCGGACTACGCGGAACGCCTGCATGCCTTGCTCGATGCGCTCGACATCCAGTCGTGCGTGCTCGTGGGTCATTCGCTCGGCGCGCTCACGGCGGCTTCGGCTGCACGCAGCGGTTCAACCCTGGCTTCGCGCATCCGCCGCCTTGTGCTGATCAGCCCGGCCGCCGGCTACGGTGCGCCGTTGCGCGCTGAAGCCCGCGCCAAGGTGCGCACCGAGCGCCTCGCCACGCTCGACGAACTCGGCATCGCCGGCATGGCGGCCAAGCGCTCGGGTCGCCTCGTCTCCGACACCGCCAGCGAACTCGCGCGCCAATGGGTGCGCTGGAACATGGCCCGCCTGAACGACGGCGGCTATCGCCAGGCCGTCGAGCTGCTGTGCAACGGCGACCTCCTCGCCGACCTGCCGCCCGCGATGCCGGCGCGCGTGGCCTGTGGCACGCTCGATGTCGTCACCACGCCCGAGGCCTGCGCCGAGGTCGCGCGCGGCTGCAAGGTGACGCTCGAACCCATCGAAGGCGCCGGGCACGCCAGCTACGTGGAGCGGCCCGAGGCCGTGGCCGCGCTGCTGCGCGAAGCACTCGCCGCTTGA
- a CDS encoding IclR family transcriptional regulator: protein MATNDNEAMEEGADRYNVPALERGLRVLCEFSRENRTLSAPELARRFDLPRSTVFRLLTTLENMGFLERAEGGRDYRLGLAVLRLGFEYLASLELTQLGTPLLNRLCDELRTPCNLVVRDGRSIVYVAKVAPPTPFASSVTVGTRLPAHATVLGRVLLEDLTLPQLRALYPEDKLETFSPSTPKTVNELFDMVQADRSRGYVLGEGFFESNISTIAAPVRDHSGHIVAALGATITSGHIEENRMDEMVLRVRSTAEEISSLLNYSPARDNKVVPLRSA, encoded by the coding sequence ATGGCCACCAACGACAACGAAGCGATGGAAGAGGGCGCCGACCGCTACAACGTGCCCGCGCTCGAACGCGGCCTGCGCGTGCTGTGCGAGTTCAGCCGCGAGAACCGCACGCTCTCCGCGCCCGAGCTGGCGCGCCGCTTCGACCTGCCGCGCTCGACCGTGTTCCGCCTGCTCACCACGCTGGAGAACATGGGCTTCCTGGAGCGCGCCGAGGGCGGCCGCGACTACCGCCTGGGCCTCGCGGTGCTGCGCCTGGGCTTCGAATACCTCGCCTCGCTGGAACTCACGCAACTGGGCACGCCGCTGCTCAATCGCCTCTGCGACGAGCTGCGCACGCCTTGCAACCTGGTGGTGCGCGACGGCCGCTCGATCGTCTACGTCGCCAAGGTCGCGCCGCCCACGCCGTTCGCCAGCTCGGTCACCGTGGGCACGCGCCTGCCGGCCCATGCCACGGTGCTCGGCCGCGTGCTGCTCGAAGACCTCACGCTGCCGCAGCTTCGTGCGCTCTATCCCGAGGACAAGCTGGAGACCTTCTCGCCGAGCACGCCCAAGACGGTGAACGAACTCTTCGACATGGTGCAGGCCGACCGCTCGCGCGGCTATGTGCTGGGCGAAGGCTTTTTCGAATCGAACATCTCCACCATCGCCGCGCCGGTGCGCGACCACAGCGGCCACATCGTGGCGGCGCTGGGCGCGACCATCACCTCCGGTCACATCGAGGAGAACCGCATGGACGAGATGGTGCTGCGCGTGCGCAGCACCGCTGAAGAGATCTCGAGCCTGCTGAACTATTCGCCCGCCCGCGACAACAAGGTGGTGCCGCTTCGCAGCGCATGA
- a CDS encoding SDR family oxidoreductase, translated as MTVQSSSPHFFAADALAGRVAVVTGGSSGIGLATVELLLASGAAVALCGRNAERLDRAVAGLREQFPHAKLFAQPCDVLDAAAVKTFAAASEAALGAASMLVNNAGQGRVSTFATTDDAAWTEELNLKFFSVINPTRAFLPQLVAQRAVLNDAAIVCANSLLARQPEPHMVATSAARAGLLNLVRSMATEFAPQGVRVNGILIGLVESGQWRRRFEAREDKSQDWSAWSGQLAQNKHIPLGRLGLPTEAARAILFLASPLASYTTGSHIDISGGLSRHA; from the coding sequence ATGACAGTGCAGTCTTCTTCTCCTCATTTCTTTGCCGCCGATGCGCTGGCCGGCCGCGTGGCCGTGGTCACGGGTGGTTCCTCGGGCATCGGCCTCGCTACGGTCGAGCTGCTGCTTGCGAGCGGTGCCGCCGTCGCGCTGTGCGGCCGCAATGCCGAGCGGTTGGACCGCGCAGTGGCCGGTCTGCGCGAGCAGTTCCCGCACGCCAAGCTCTTCGCCCAGCCCTGTGACGTGCTCGACGCCGCTGCGGTCAAGACCTTCGCTGCCGCGAGCGAGGCCGCACTCGGCGCCGCCTCGATGCTCGTCAACAACGCAGGGCAGGGGCGCGTCTCCACCTTCGCCACGACCGACGACGCGGCCTGGACCGAAGAGCTCAACCTGAAGTTCTTCTCGGTCATCAACCCGACGCGCGCCTTCCTACCGCAGCTTGTCGCACAGCGCGCGGTGCTGAACGATGCGGCCATCGTCTGCGCCAACTCGCTGCTTGCACGCCAGCCCGAGCCGCACATGGTCGCCACCTCGGCCGCGCGCGCGGGCCTGTTGAACCTCGTGCGTTCGATGGCCACCGAGTTCGCGCCGCAGGGCGTGCGCGTCAACGGCATCCTGATCGGCCTGGTTGAGTCGGGCCAGTGGCGCCGCCGCTTCGAGGCGCGCGAAGACAAGTCGCAGGACTGGTCCGCCTGGAGCGGCCAGCTCGCGCAGAACAAGCACATCCCGCTGGGTCGCCTGGGGCTTCCGACCGAAGCCGCACGCGCGATCCTTTTCCTCGCTTCGCCTCTCGCTTCATATACGACGGGCAGCCACATCGATATTTCCGGAGGCCTGTCGCGCCATGCATGA
- a CDS encoding thiamine pyrophosphate-binding protein yields the protein MHESNNNMVTVGAVVAAFLEQCGVKAAFGVISIHNMPILDAFAQRGMVRFISARGEAGAGNMADAYARSTASLGVCITSTGPAAGNIAGSLVEALTAGAPLLHITGQIETPYLDKGMSYIHEAPDQLTMLKAVSKAALRVRSVETALGTLKRAVQLALTAPTGPVSVEIPIDIQSALMTMPADLSPLPVERPVPSSAALDTLAARLAAAKRPLLWVGGGARHARNAIQRLQKLGFGVVTTTQGRGTVPEDDAGSLGAYNIQKPVEAFYQTCDAMLVVGSRLRGNETLKYELKLPRPLYRIDADAAAEGRCYASEAFVCGDSALALEGLADRLEAKGYRADAQLLVDLRAAHDQAVATLRDGLGPYAELVRRIQSAAGRQFNWVRDVTVSNSTWGNRELRIFEPSAGVHATGGGIGQGMPMAIGAAIGAAVTGSGRKTFCLAGDGGFILNLGELACMVQEKAPMVIVLMNDKSYGVIKNIQDAQYGGRQCYAELHTPDYDLLCKSIALPHARVKDLADLPARLDEALSTDGPFLLEIDMLSIGGFKTSFAGPPTNTVTQIPALGTAK from the coding sequence ATGCATGAATCCAACAACAACATGGTCACGGTCGGCGCAGTCGTCGCGGCCTTTCTCGAACAGTGCGGCGTGAAGGCGGCCTTCGGCGTGATCTCGATCCACAACATGCCGATCCTCGATGCCTTCGCGCAGCGTGGCATGGTGCGCTTCATCTCGGCGCGCGGCGAGGCGGGCGCGGGCAACATGGCCGACGCCTATGCGCGCTCCACCGCCAGCCTGGGCGTGTGCATCACCAGCACCGGGCCGGCCGCGGGCAACATCGCGGGCAGCCTGGTCGAGGCGCTGACCGCCGGCGCGCCGCTGCTGCACATCACCGGGCAGATCGAGACGCCTTACCTCGACAAGGGCATGTCGTACATCCATGAAGCGCCCGACCAGCTCACCATGCTCAAGGCGGTGTCGAAGGCGGCCCTGCGCGTGCGCAGCGTGGAGACGGCGCTCGGCACGCTCAAGCGCGCGGTGCAGCTCGCGCTGACGGCGCCCACCGGTCCCGTGAGCGTGGAGATTCCGATCGACATCCAGTCGGCGCTCATGACGATGCCTGCCGACCTGTCGCCGCTGCCCGTCGAGCGGCCCGTGCCGTCTAGCGCGGCACTCGACACCTTGGCCGCACGCCTGGCAGCTGCCAAGCGCCCGTTGCTGTGGGTCGGCGGCGGTGCGCGCCACGCTCGCAATGCGATCCAGCGCCTGCAGAAGCTCGGCTTCGGCGTGGTCACCACCACGCAGGGCCGCGGTACCGTGCCCGAGGACGATGCCGGCTCGCTCGGCGCCTACAACATCCAGAAGCCGGTCGAGGCCTTCTATCAAACCTGCGATGCGATGCTCGTGGTCGGCTCGCGCCTGCGCGGCAACGAGACGCTCAAGTACGAGCTGAAGCTGCCGCGTCCGCTGTATCGCATCGATGCCGATGCAGCCGCCGAAGGCCGCTGCTATGCCTCCGAAGCCTTCGTCTGCGGCGATTCGGCACTCGCGCTCGAAGGGCTGGCAGATCGCCTCGAGGCGAAGGGCTACCGGGCCGACGCACAACTGCTGGTCGACCTGCGCGCCGCGCACGACCAGGCCGTTGCGACGCTGCGCGACGGCCTCGGCCCGTACGCCGAACTCGTGCGCCGCATCCAGTCGGCAGCGGGCCGCCAGTTCAACTGGGTGCGCGACGTGACCGTCTCCAACAGCACCTGGGGCAACCGCGAACTGCGCATTTTCGAGCCGAGCGCCGGCGTGCACGCCACGGGTGGCGGCATCGGCCAGGGCATGCCGATGGCCATCGGCGCGGCCATCGGCGCGGCGGTCACGGGCTCGGGCCGCAAGACCTTCTGCCTGGCCGGCGACGGCGGCTTCATCCTGAACCTGGGCGAGCTCGCCTGCATGGTGCAGGAGAAGGCACCGATGGTGATCGTGCTCATGAACGACAAGAGCTACGGCGTCATCAAGAACATCCAGGACGCGCAGTACGGCGGCCGCCAGTGCTATGCCGAGCTGCACACGCCCGACTACGACCTGCTGTGCAAGTCGATCGCGCTGCCGCACGCTCGCGTGAAGGATCTGGCCGACCTGCCGGCGCGGCTGGACGAGGCACTGTCCACCGACGGCCCCTTCCTGTTGGAGATCGACATGCTCTCCATCGGCGGCTTCAAGACCAGCTTTGCCGGCCCGCCGACCAACACGGTCACGCAGATTCCCGCGCTCGGCACGGCCAAGTGA